The following are from one region of the Salvia splendens isolate huo1 chromosome 2, SspV2, whole genome shotgun sequence genome:
- the LOC121792465 gene encoding C-terminal binding protein AN-like: protein MPQSGGAAAKSQPLPLVVTLNCIEDTLLEEECLSCVAEVEHVSLSRLAESRIESATAVLIHSLSLLPRAAQRRFRPWQLILCLGSSDRAVDSALASELGLNRLIHVDVSRSEEVADTVMALILGLLRRTHLLSRHTLSASGWLGSVQPLCRGMRRCRGLVLGIVGRSASATSLANRSLAFKMSVLYFDVQEGNGKISRSSLTFPAAARRMDTLNDLLAASDLISLHCALTNDTIQIINADCLQHIKPGAFLVNTGSSQLLDDCAVKQLLIDGTLAGCALDGAEGPQWMEAWLREMPNVLILPRSADYSEEVWIEIREKAISILQQFVVGNAIPKNAVSDEEDEEESELESKNKHSPMLESETSFQGSASELQAESSQKKVLNQSKDNSPQNQSSVLSQSNMNRSETKRNRSSKKAKKKHGRQKSQNKADGALTFEKESSSYREDDATMSGTDQVLSSSEDSRNRKTPVDSKAELTPELPLNSSRELVKKSGELLKDGFIVSLHARDHPALHVSRQRVKGGGWFLDTLSNVTKRDPAAQFLVVYRNKDTIGFRSFTAGGKLLQINRRMEFVFASHSFDVWESWTVEGSLEECRLVNCRNPLAVLDVRIEIVAALGEDGITRWLD from the exons ATGCCTCAAAGCGGCGGCGCAGCCGCCAAATCTCAGCCGCTCCCTCTAGTCGTGACGCTCAATTGCATCGAAGACACACTTTTGGAGGAGGAATGCCTCAGCTGCGTGGCGGAGGTGGAGCACGTGTCGCTCAGCCGGCTGGCGGAGTCGCGGATCGAATCGGCCACGGCTGTGCTAATCCACTCGCTCTCGTTACTTCCACGCGCCGCGCAGCGCCGCTTCCGGCCGTGGCAACTGATTCTGTGCCTCGGATCGTCCGACCGCGCCGTCGACTCGGCTCTGGCCTCGGAACTTGGGCTGAACCGGCTGATCCATGTGGACGTGAGCCGGAGCGAGGAGGTGGCGGACACTGTGATGGCGCTTATTTTGGGGCTACTGAGGCGGACGCATCTCCTCTCGAGGCACACGCTCTCGGCTTCCGGGTGGCTCGGCTCGGTACAGCCGCTCTGCCGTGGAATGCGACGGTGTCGTGGATTGGTTTTGGGGATTGTTGGTAGATCCGCCTCTGCGACGTCGTTGGCTAATAGGAGCTTGGCGTTTAAGATGAGTGTGTTGTACTTTGATGTTCAAGAG GGAAATGGTAAAATAAGTAGATCTTCCTTAACATTTCCCGCTGCTGCTAGAAGAATGGATACACTTAATGACTTGCTTGCTGCAAGTGACCTAATATCCCTTCACTGTGCTCTGACTAATGATACAATTCAAATCATCAATGCAGATTGTTTACAGCATATAAAGCCTG GGGCTTTTCTTGTAAATACTGGGAGCAGCCAGCTGTTGGATGATTGTGCTGTGAAACAACTTTTGATTGATGGCACGCTTGCAGGCTGTGCCCTTGATGGTGCTGAAGGTCCACAATGGATGGAAGCCTGG CTAAGGGAGATGCCCAATGTTCTAATACTTCCTCGCAGTGCTGACTACAGTGAAGAAGTGTGGATAGAGATTAGGGAAAAGGCAATTTCCATACTACAGCAATTCGTCGTTGGTAATGCCATTCCAAAGAATGCTGTATCTGATGAGGAAGATGAGGAGGAAAGTGAGTTGGAGAGTAAGAACAAACATAGTCCCATGCTGGAGAGCGAAACTTCATTCCAAGGTTCAGCGAGTGAGCTACAGGCAGAAAGTTCCCAGAAAAAAGTTTTGAATCAGTCAAAAGATAATTCTCCCCAAAATCAAAGCTCTGTTTTGTCTCAAAGTAATATGAATAGATCTGAAACAAAGCGAAACAGATCAAGTAAGAAGGCTAAGAAGAAGCATGGCCGGCAAAAATCTCAGAATAAAGCAGATGGCGCATTGACATTTGAGAAAGAAAGTTCTTCATATAGAGAAGATGATGCTACTATGAGTGGCACAGATCAAGTTCTGAGTTCTAGTGAAGATTCAAGGAATAGGAAAACACCAGTTGACTCAAAAGCAGAATTAACTCCAGAGCTGCCGCTAAACTCAAGCCGAGAACTTGTTAAAAAATCGGGTGAACTGCTGAAAGATGGCTTCATTGTATCTTTACACGCAAGAGACCATCCTGCACTTCATGTCTCAAGGCAAAGAGTCAAAGGTGGTGGGTGGTTCCTGGATACATTGTCAAATGTCACAAAAAGAGACCCTGCAGCCCAGTTCCTGGTTGTGTATCGAAACAAG GATACGATTGGGTTTAGATCATTTACTGCTGGAGGAAAGTTATTACAG ATAAATAGAAGGATGGAATTCGTATTTGCCAGTCATAGCTTTGACGTGTGGGAAAGTTGGACAGTTGAGGGTTCTCTCGAAGAGTGCAGGCTGGTGAACTGCAGAAATCCTCTG GCTGTGTTGGATGTGCGCATTGAAATCGTTGCTGCTCTAGGTGAAGACGGCATCACTCGCTGGCTCGATTAG